The following are encoded together in the Kribbella voronezhensis genome:
- a CDS encoding LacI family DNA-binding transcriptional regulator — protein sequence MPATIRDVARLAGVSPSTVSRALSLPHVVNPTTRARVMAAADSLGYAPNKAARGLITGRTGNIGLVVPDLANPFFPSVVKGVQARAVESDVAVFLADSDEDATAEIGLVRALAKQVDGLILCSPRSSDHELIGIAQETNVVLINRLVEGVPAVTFDNEEGMRLAVDHLVALGHRRIAWVGGPQASWSNRHRKIGLYSAVHDHRVELAPVGSFQPTYDGGMAAADQVVATRATAVIAYNDLVAIGLLARLHARGISVPDDLSVVGIDDIAMSRMARPALTTVRLPKQKSGRLAVELLLGLLEDRDPGSISFRATLHGELMVRDSTGVAPDPARP from the coding sequence GTGCCCGCAACGATTCGCGATGTCGCGCGCCTGGCCGGGGTCTCCCCGTCCACCGTGTCGCGGGCGCTTTCGCTGCCACACGTGGTCAACCCCACCACCCGTGCCCGGGTGATGGCCGCCGCCGACAGCCTCGGCTACGCGCCGAACAAGGCGGCCCGGGGACTGATCACCGGCCGGACGGGCAACATCGGCCTGGTCGTGCCCGACCTCGCCAACCCGTTCTTCCCGAGCGTGGTCAAGGGCGTCCAGGCCCGCGCCGTCGAGTCCGACGTGGCGGTCTTCCTGGCCGACTCCGACGAGGACGCGACCGCCGAGATCGGCCTGGTCCGGGCGCTGGCCAAACAGGTCGACGGGCTGATCCTGTGTTCACCCCGGTCGTCCGACCACGAGCTGATCGGCATCGCGCAGGAGACCAACGTCGTGCTGATCAACCGGCTCGTCGAGGGCGTCCCCGCGGTGACCTTCGACAACGAAGAAGGAATGCGCCTGGCGGTCGACCACCTGGTCGCGCTCGGCCATCGCCGGATCGCGTGGGTCGGTGGTCCCCAGGCGTCCTGGTCCAACCGGCACCGCAAGATCGGGCTGTACTCCGCGGTGCACGACCACCGGGTCGAGCTGGCTCCGGTCGGCTCGTTCCAGCCCACGTACGACGGAGGCATGGCGGCCGCCGACCAGGTGGTCGCGACTCGCGCGACCGCGGTGATCGCCTACAACGACCTGGTCGCGATCGGGCTGCTGGCCCGACTGCACGCACGGGGAATCTCGGTGCCCGACGACCTCAGCGTGGTCGGCATCGACGACATCGCCATGTCCCGGATGGCCCGTCCCGCCCTCACCACCGTGCGGTTGCCGAAGCAGAAGTCCGGCCGGCTCGCCGTCGAGCTGCTGCTCGGACTGCTGGAGGATCGCGATCCCGGTTCGATCAGCTTTCGCGCGACTCTGCACGGCGAACTGATGGTGCGGGACTCGACCGGCGTGGCACCCGACCCCGCACGACCCTGA
- a CDS encoding ABC transporter permease, giving the protein MSTVSGLDWRHRLAERGVDRRLWLLLPATVFVLVLFIYPFVYGLSLSFQPMNGGGAFANYQKFFSDAYQRDTILTTLKIALPAALLNVLAAVPIAFRMRGRFRGKRLMTTVLVIPITLGTVLTAQGLLNFLGPTGWFNRVLMGIGLTDDPIRLTNNYWGVFFSLIVTGFPFAFLLVLSYLSGIDPTLERAAATLGASRSQRFRRITLPLLAPGLATTFLLTFVLAFSVFPSAVLVGNPAGSTRVISLAAYQAAYEQYDYAYASAIAMIMGAVELVVVAVVLIWRSRLYTGSTGGKG; this is encoded by the coding sequence ATGAGCACGGTCAGCGGGCTCGACTGGCGCCATCGGCTGGCCGAACGGGGTGTGGACCGACGGCTGTGGTTGTTGCTGCCGGCAACAGTATTCGTGCTCGTGCTGTTCATCTACCCGTTCGTCTACGGGCTGAGCCTGTCGTTCCAGCCGATGAACGGTGGTGGCGCGTTCGCCAACTACCAGAAGTTCTTCAGCGACGCCTACCAGCGCGACACGATCCTCACCACGCTCAAGATCGCGCTCCCGGCGGCCTTGCTGAACGTGCTGGCCGCCGTGCCGATCGCCTTCCGGATGCGGGGCAGGTTCCGCGGCAAGCGGTTGATGACGACGGTGCTGGTCATCCCGATCACGCTCGGCACGGTGCTCACCGCGCAGGGGCTGCTCAACTTCCTCGGCCCGACCGGCTGGTTCAACCGGGTGCTGATGGGCATCGGACTGACCGACGATCCGATCCGGCTGACGAACAACTACTGGGGCGTGTTCTTCTCGCTCATCGTCACCGGGTTCCCGTTCGCGTTCCTGCTCGTGCTGTCGTACCTCAGCGGCATCGACCCGACTCTCGAGCGGGCGGCGGCGACTCTCGGCGCTTCCCGATCGCAGCGGTTCCGCCGGATCACTCTGCCGCTGCTCGCCCCGGGCCTCGCCACCACCTTCCTGCTGACGTTCGTTCTGGCCTTCTCGGTGTTCCCGTCCGCGGTGCTGGTCGGTAATCCGGCCGGGTCCACCCGGGTGATCTCGCTGGCGGCGTACCAGGCGGCGTACGAGCAGTACGACTATGCCTACGCCTCGGCGATCGCGATGATCATGGGTGCGGTCGAGCTGGTCGTGGTGGCGGTCGTGCTGATCTGGCGGTCTCGGCTCTACACCGGATCGACCGGAGGCAAAGGATGA
- a CDS encoding ABC transporter ATP-binding protein codes for MTGFDELRLTGVGRRFGTADALADLDLTIQRGEFIALLGPSGCGKSTALNCLAGLLPLTAGSIWQDDQRIDTLPPEKRGFGMVFQNYALFPHLTVRDNIAFGLRMRRLPKDEVRRRTEAAIEMVRLVEHASKLPGQLSGGQQQRVAIARATVLEPSLVLMDEPLSNLDAKLRLEMRTEIRRLHQSLGLTTVYVTHDQEEALSMADRLVVMRLGRVQQIGTPEQVHTKPATWHVADFMGYRNLLPVTAGRVDGETIVVPLGGTTVEGVAQLPPQADGVAQTGALATGDQVVAAVRPEDVRLGNDDVAGLRGRVEVIEYQGRELAAEVVLSDGVRLHTRTDRKVEPGEHVSVSITPGRLLVYPSGGSAELPAAELATAGLAV; via the coding sequence GTGACCGGATTCGACGAACTCCGGTTGACCGGGGTGGGCCGCAGATTCGGTACTGCGGACGCTCTGGCCGACCTGGACCTGACCATCCAGCGGGGCGAGTTCATCGCCCTGCTGGGCCCCTCGGGGTGTGGCAAGTCGACGGCGCTGAACTGCCTGGCCGGGTTGCTGCCGCTGACCGCCGGCAGCATCTGGCAGGACGACCAGCGGATCGACACGCTGCCGCCGGAGAAGCGCGGGTTCGGGATGGTGTTCCAGAACTATGCGCTCTTCCCGCACCTGACGGTGCGCGACAACATCGCCTTCGGGCTGCGGATGCGCCGCCTGCCGAAGGACGAGGTACGCCGGCGTACCGAGGCCGCGATCGAGATGGTCCGGCTCGTCGAGCACGCGAGCAAACTGCCCGGCCAGCTCTCCGGCGGTCAGCAGCAGCGGGTGGCGATCGCCAGGGCGACCGTGCTCGAACCGTCGCTCGTGCTGATGGACGAGCCGCTGAGCAACCTGGACGCGAAGCTCCGGCTGGAGATGCGGACCGAGATCCGGCGGTTGCACCAGTCGCTCGGGCTCACAACGGTCTACGTGACGCACGACCAGGAAGAGGCGCTCAGCATGGCCGACCGGCTCGTGGTCATGCGACTCGGGCGGGTCCAGCAGATCGGCACTCCCGAGCAGGTGCACACCAAACCAGCCACCTGGCACGTTGCCGACTTCATGGGGTACCGCAACCTGCTGCCCGTGACGGCCGGCCGGGTCGACGGTGAGACGATAGTCGTACCCCTGGGCGGCACGACCGTCGAAGGAGTCGCCCAGCTTCCGCCTCAGGCCGACGGAGTCGCTCAGACCGGAGCCCTCGCTACTGGTGATCAGGTGGTAGCAGCTGTGCGCCCCGAGGACGTGCGACTCGGGAACGACGACGTCGCCGGATTGCGAGGACGCGTCGAGGTCATCGAGTACCAAGGGCGCGAACTGGCTGCGGAAGTGGTGCTGTCCGACGGCGTCCGGCTCCATACCCGCACGGACCGCAAGGTTGAGCCAGGCGAGCACGTGTCCGTCAGCATCACTCCCGGACGGCTCCTGGTGTACCCGTCCGGCGGTTCGGCCGAGCTTCCGGCCGCCGAGCTTGCCACGGCTGGTCTGGCGGTATGA
- a CDS encoding mannitol dehydrogenase family protein, which produces MSERLSSRSLPVEWAPKVDPRELSIGIVHLGLGAFHRAHQAVFTEHAAAITGESRWGISGVSQRSASVREQLAPQDGLYSVLTRGLDSPSVQVIGSMREVLTAPEDPAAVVARIADPAVTLVTLTVTEKGYRAVAGGGLDLADPEIQADLAGRPPRTVVGQLAAGLVRRAETGAGPLTILSCDNLVANGPFLRRLMEDYAAALVSVPEARVEAVSSRQRLAEQLESTRFPAGMVDRIVPATTDADREEAARLLGVRDEALVVAEPFIQWVIEDDFAGARPAWERAGAVLTDDVAPWEQAKLRMLNATHSMLAYLGGLRGYETIAEAVRDAELAELAGELMTRDVVPTLTPPDGLDLTAYGASVLERFANPALKHRTAQVAMDGSVKLPVRLLGTVRDRLEAGAEPRVASLAVAGWMVYVAAGRDVNGRELPLDDPQAARLREAAASAGPGPAGLVDAMLSIESVFDKELAADKLFRSLLIEGVGSLQSH; this is translated from the coding sequence GTGAGTGAGCGGTTGAGTTCGCGGAGTCTGCCGGTCGAGTGGGCGCCGAAGGTCGACCCACGGGAGTTGAGCATCGGGATCGTGCATCTCGGGCTCGGCGCCTTCCACCGGGCGCATCAGGCCGTCTTCACCGAGCACGCCGCGGCGATCACCGGTGAGAGCCGCTGGGGCATCAGCGGCGTGAGCCAGCGATCCGCATCGGTGCGGGAGCAGTTGGCGCCGCAGGACGGCCTGTACTCCGTACTCACCCGCGGTCTCGATTCGCCTTCTGTGCAGGTGATCGGGAGCATGCGCGAAGTGCTCACCGCGCCGGAGGACCCGGCCGCGGTCGTGGCACGGATCGCTGATCCGGCGGTGACGCTGGTGACGTTGACCGTGACCGAGAAGGGGTATCGGGCCGTCGCGGGCGGCGGTCTCGATCTGGCGGATCCCGAGATCCAGGCCGATCTTGCCGGTCGGCCGCCGCGCACGGTGGTCGGGCAACTGGCCGCCGGACTGGTCCGCCGTGCGGAGACCGGAGCGGGACCGCTCACGATCCTGTCCTGCGACAACTTGGTTGCCAACGGCCCCTTCCTGCGCCGCTTGATGGAGGACTACGCGGCCGCGCTTGTATCCGTGCCCGAGGCGAGGGTCGAGGCTGTTTCGTCCAGGCAGCGGCTGGCGGAGCAGTTGGAGTCGACCCGCTTCCCGGCCGGCATGGTGGATCGGATCGTGCCGGCGACGACGGACGCCGACCGGGAGGAAGCGGCGCGGCTGCTCGGCGTACGGGATGAGGCGCTGGTTGTCGCGGAGCCGTTCATCCAATGGGTGATCGAGGATGATTTCGCGGGTGCGCGGCCGGCCTGGGAGCGGGCCGGCGCTGTGCTCACCGACGATGTCGCGCCGTGGGAGCAGGCCAAGCTCCGGATGCTGAACGCCACCCACTCGATGCTCGCCTATCTGGGTGGTCTGCGTGGGTACGAGACCATCGCCGAGGCGGTCCGCGATGCGGAGCTCGCGGAGCTGGCGGGCGAGTTGATGACGCGGGACGTCGTTCCGACTCTGACTCCGCCTGACGGGCTCGACCTGACGGCATACGGGGCGAGTGTGCTCGAACGATTCGCGAATCCGGCGTTGAAACATCGGACGGCGCAGGTCGCCATGGACGGGTCGGTGAAGCTGCCGGTCAGGTTGCTCGGAACCGTTCGCGATCGACTCGAAGCCGGAGCCGAGCCGCGGGTTGCCTCGCTCGCGGTGGCGGGCTGGATGGTCTACGTCGCCGCCGGGCGAGACGTGAACGGGCGCGAGCTGCCTCTGGATGATCCGCAGGCCGCTCGATTGCGTGAAGCCGCTGCGTCAGCAGGTCCCGGACCGGCCGGCCTGGTCGATGCCATGCTGTCGATCGAGAGTGTCTTCGACAAAGAACTCGCCGCAGACAAGCTCTTCCGCTCGTTGCTGATCGAGGGAGTAGGCAGTCTGCAGAGCCACTGA
- a CDS encoding PfkB family carbohydrate kinase, translating to MVSASATPDVVVLGEILVELSSTEPLDAGVALTLNFSGDALNAAAASAAAGAHTALLARVPDDELGDRLLERVVALGIDTSLVMRVKGQHGLYLQHADPSGAREFTYVRRGSAGSGLGPADVPLELVARAGAVLASGIACAISPSSAEAVQAAAAAARCFVYDPNWRPRLIDANGAAAHLRALAPSTRLVTPAWPREAQLVTTANPAGGPREGADEANVGVASRSGTQALGGGEASDRGGAPGIGEARGGGGAREHGGEGRAGATEHGGEEDGGGGAEEGWAGDPVAVCGALRALGVEAVALTRGVDGVLLDDGGEVVEVAAIAAPVVVDQTGAGDSFAGTVTARLALGDQLIDAVRLGVSAASLSVGGLGGTGRVATLEESQAHAARAVEVCG from the coding sequence ATGGTGAGTGCGTCGGCGACGCCGGATGTGGTGGTGCTGGGGGAGATCCTGGTCGAGCTGAGTTCGACCGAGCCGCTCGATGCGGGGGTCGCGCTCACGCTGAATTTCTCCGGCGACGCGCTCAACGCGGCCGCCGCGTCTGCGGCGGCGGGAGCGCACACGGCGTTGCTCGCTCGCGTGCCTGACGACGAGCTCGGCGACCGGCTGCTGGAACGTGTGGTTGCGCTCGGCATCGACACTTCGCTGGTGATGCGGGTCAAGGGGCAGCACGGGCTTTACCTGCAACACGCGGACCCGTCGGGTGCGCGTGAGTTCACGTATGTCCGCCGGGGGAGTGCGGGGTCGGGGCTCGGTCCGGCGGACGTTCCGCTGGAGTTGGTCGCGAGGGCAGGCGCCGTGCTCGCCAGCGGAATCGCCTGCGCGATCTCGCCCTCCTCGGCAGAGGCTGTCCAGGCCGCGGCTGCTGCCGCGAGATGCTTCGTCTACGACCCGAACTGGCGCCCTCGCCTGATCGACGCGAACGGCGCCGCAGCCCACCTTCGCGCACTCGCGCCGTCCACCCGCCTCGTCACACCCGCGTGGCCCCGCGAGGCTCAACTGGTAACCACCGCCAACCCAGCTGGCGGGCCAAGAGAAGGCGCCGACGAGGCGAACGTCGGAGTCGCGTCACGGAGCGGCACCCAGGCACTGGGCGGCGGCGAGGCATCGGACCGTGGCGGGGCGCCGGGCATCGGTGAGGCCAGGGGCGGTGGTGGTGCAAGGGAACACGGCGGCGAGGGCAGGGCCGGTGCAACGGAACACGGCGGCGAGGAAGACGGCGGTGGCGGGGCTGAGGAAGGCTGGGCCGGGGATCCGGTGGCGGTTTGTGGTGCGCTTCGGGCGCTTGGGGTGGAGGCGGTTGCGCTGACTCGGGGAGTTGACGGGGTGCTGCTGGATGACGGTGGTGAGGTGGTCGAGGTCGCGGCGATCGCGGCGCCGGTGGTGGTTGACCAGACGGGTGCGGGTGACTCGTTCGCCGGTACGGTCACGGCACGGCTCGCTCTCGGCGACCAGTTGATCGACGCGGTGAGGCTCGGGGTTTCTGCCGCATCGCTGTCCGTCGGCGGCCTCGGCGGTACCGGTCGTGTCGCGACCCTTGAAGAATCACAGGCCCACGCGGCCCGAGCGGTGGAGGTTTGCGGGTGA
- a CDS encoding ABC transporter substrate-binding protein, with protein MRHFRMIAAAGTLAVLAACGAPTTGKPSAGSTGEVPDKPAKAVTLNILDVAGNLQLTQGMIDEFVKQHSDVISKVTYSKSPAPELAGKIKAQQNANRVDIDLVLTGTDGLSAGQQQGLWNDLLPKYADRLPGMKDYLAPAQKMQELAGNSGVTVTYYPSGPLLEYLPAKVPQPPTSAEELLAYAKANKGKVMYARPANSGPGRTFLMGLPYVLGDKDPKDPINGWDKTWAYLKELNQYVDYYPSGTADTMKALANGSSNIIVSTTGWDINPRVLGTVPKEAAITTLKGFHWVTDAHYAVVPKGVSTDKQAAILQLLQFMLTPEQQAKAYDKGYFYPGPAIKGVELTQAPQESQDAIKEYGRPEYDKLIAENPTEVPLDAKSLVAAFDKWDREVGGGKVKKS; from the coding sequence ATGCGTCACTTCCGGATGATTGCCGCTGCCGGCACGCTCGCCGTACTGGCCGCCTGTGGAGCTCCGACCACCGGTAAACCGTCGGCCGGCAGTACCGGCGAGGTGCCGGACAAGCCCGCCAAGGCGGTCACCCTCAACATCCTGGACGTGGCCGGCAACCTGCAGCTGACCCAGGGCATGATCGACGAGTTCGTCAAACAGCACTCGGACGTGATCTCCAAGGTCACCTACTCCAAGTCCCCGGCGCCCGAGCTGGCCGGCAAGATCAAGGCCCAGCAGAACGCGAACCGGGTCGACATCGATCTGGTGCTGACCGGCACGGACGGGCTGTCCGCCGGACAGCAACAGGGGCTGTGGAACGACTTGCTGCCGAAGTACGCCGATCGACTGCCCGGCATGAAGGACTACCTCGCGCCGGCGCAGAAGATGCAGGAGCTGGCCGGCAACAGCGGCGTGACGGTCACCTACTACCCGTCCGGCCCGCTGCTGGAGTATCTGCCGGCCAAGGTGCCGCAGCCGCCGACGAGTGCCGAGGAGCTGCTCGCCTACGCGAAGGCGAACAAGGGCAAGGTCATGTACGCGCGGCCGGCGAACTCCGGCCCTGGCCGGACCTTCCTGATGGGACTGCCGTACGTGCTCGGCGACAAGGACCCGAAGGACCCGATCAACGGCTGGGACAAGACCTGGGCGTACCTCAAGGAGCTCAACCAGTACGTCGATTACTACCCGTCCGGCACCGCGGACACCATGAAGGCGCTGGCGAACGGCTCGTCGAACATCATCGTCAGCACCACGGGCTGGGACATCAACCCGCGAGTTCTCGGTACCGTGCCGAAGGAAGCCGCGATCACGACGCTCAAGGGCTTCCACTGGGTCACCGACGCGCACTACGCCGTTGTGCCGAAGGGAGTCTCGACCGACAAGCAGGCCGCGATCCTCCAGCTGCTCCAGTTCATGCTCACCCCGGAGCAGCAGGCCAAGGCCTACGACAAGGGCTACTTCTACCCCGGTCCCGCGATCAAGGGCGTCGAGCTGACCCAGGCGCCGCAGGAGAGCCAGGACGCGATCAAGGAGTACGGCCGCCCGGAGTACGACAAGCTGATCGCGGAGAACCCGACCGAGGTGCCGCTGGACGCGAAGAGCCTGGTCGCTGCCTTCGACAAGTGGGACCGCGAGGTCGGCGGTGGCAAGGTGAAGAAGTCGTGA
- a CDS encoding ABC transporter permease: MSAPTSTSAAVHNDGPTRAKGVRRSLRATPTAWVIWAVVAFFFVNLAGVVGSVLVSSFGRRWFDTWLPSGFTTQWYGEAWHEFGLLHVITVTLIASALVVALSVVVGAPAAYVLARQNFPGKRLVYITFLLPILMPPITYGIPLATVLYKFGFAGHLSGVVLANLVPSVPFVILTMTPFIEQVDPRIESAARMLGAGTRAVFLKILAPLLVPGLLASAILVLVRTVGMFELTFLTAGPDSQTLVVALYYSMSAAGIRAQQSVDAMAVIYTSMMLVLLVVALRFVNPTQLVARVKEEPE, from the coding sequence ATGAGCGCCCCAACATCGACCAGCGCAGCTGTGCACAACGACGGGCCGACCCGAGCAAAGGGAGTACGCCGGTCGCTGCGAGCGACGCCGACCGCCTGGGTGATCTGGGCCGTGGTGGCGTTCTTCTTCGTCAATCTGGCCGGCGTGGTCGGATCCGTGCTGGTCAGCTCGTTCGGACGGCGCTGGTTCGACACCTGGCTGCCGAGCGGCTTCACCACCCAGTGGTACGGCGAGGCTTGGCACGAGTTCGGTCTGCTGCACGTGATCACGGTGACGCTCATCGCGTCGGCGCTCGTGGTCGCCCTGTCGGTCGTGGTCGGTGCGCCGGCCGCGTACGTGCTTGCCAGGCAGAACTTCCCCGGCAAGCGCCTGGTCTACATCACGTTCCTGCTGCCGATCCTGATGCCACCGATCACCTACGGCATCCCGCTGGCCACCGTGCTCTACAAGTTCGGCTTCGCCGGTCACCTGTCCGGGGTCGTGCTGGCGAACCTGGTCCCCTCGGTGCCGTTCGTGATCCTGACGATGACGCCGTTCATCGAGCAGGTGGACCCGCGGATCGAGAGCGCGGCCCGGATGCTCGGAGCCGGCACCAGGGCCGTGTTCCTCAAGATCCTCGCGCCGTTGCTCGTGCCAGGCCTGCTCGCCTCGGCGATCCTGGTCCTGGTCCGCACGGTCGGGATGTTCGAGCTCACCTTCCTGACCGCCGGGCCGGACTCCCAGACCCTCGTCGTGGCCCTCTACTACTCGATGTCCGCGGCGGGGATCCGTGCCCAGCAGTCCGTCGACGCGATGGCCGTCATCTACACGTCGATGATGCTGGTGCTGCTCGTCGTGGCCCTCCGCTTCGTGAATCCGACGCAGTTGGTCGCCCGGGTGAAGGAGGAGCCTGAATGA
- the manD gene encoding D-mannonate dehydratase ManD — protein sequence MRITSAKVVVTSPGRNFVTLKIETDEGVYGIGDATLNGRELAVASYLTEHVVPLLIGRDPARIEDTWQYLYQGAYWRRGPVTMSAIAAVDTALWDIKGKVAGLPVYQLLGGRSRDGVTVYGHASAETTDGLLKEVDRFVALGYKAVRIQTGVPGLPSTYGVGHAGTTYEPANAESALPEESAWSTEKYLAHVPSVFAQVRAEFGPTLGLLHDVHHRLTPIEAARLGKSLEPYTPYWIEDPVRAELQEGFRLIRQHTTTPIAVGEVFNSIWDCQQLIQEQLIDFVRTTVVHAGGITHLRRIFDLASLYHVRSGSHGATDLSPVCLSAALQLDISIPNFGLQEYMPHSAETDAVFPHGYTFADGYLQPSDEPGLGVDLDEEAAAEYPYRPAYLPVNRLEDGTVHPW from the coding sequence ATGAGGATCACCTCCGCGAAGGTCGTCGTCACCAGCCCGGGACGCAACTTCGTCACGCTCAAGATCGAGACCGACGAAGGCGTGTACGGAATCGGGGACGCGACCCTGAACGGCCGTGAACTCGCGGTCGCCTCCTACCTCACCGAGCATGTCGTACCGCTGCTGATCGGGCGTGATCCTGCCCGGATCGAAGACACCTGGCAGTACCTCTACCAAGGTGCGTACTGGCGACGCGGACCGGTCACGATGTCGGCGATCGCCGCAGTGGACACGGCCCTGTGGGACATCAAGGGCAAGGTCGCCGGGCTCCCCGTCTATCAACTGCTCGGCGGGCGAAGTCGCGATGGCGTCACCGTGTACGGGCACGCGAGCGCCGAGACCACCGACGGGTTGCTGAAGGAGGTCGACCGTTTCGTTGCCCTCGGCTACAAAGCGGTCCGGATCCAGACCGGCGTACCGGGCCTGCCCTCGACCTACGGCGTGGGGCACGCCGGTACGACGTACGAGCCGGCCAATGCCGAGTCGGCTCTGCCGGAGGAGAGCGCCTGGTCCACCGAGAAGTACCTGGCGCATGTTCCGTCGGTGTTCGCCCAGGTGCGCGCGGAGTTCGGGCCGACGCTCGGGCTGCTGCATGACGTCCACCACCGGTTGACCCCGATCGAGGCCGCTCGGCTGGGCAAGTCGCTCGAGCCCTACACGCCGTACTGGATCGAGGATCCGGTGCGGGCCGAGCTGCAGGAAGGGTTCCGGCTGATCCGGCAACACACCACGACACCGATCGCGGTCGGCGAGGTGTTCAACAGCATCTGGGACTGCCAGCAACTCATCCAGGAGCAGCTGATCGACTTCGTCCGGACGACAGTCGTGCACGCCGGCGGGATCACGCATCTCCGCAGGATCTTCGATCTGGCATCGCTGTACCACGTGCGCAGTGGCTCGCATGGTGCGACAGACCTGTCCCCGGTCTGCCTCTCGGCCGCTCTGCAGTTGGACATCTCGATCCCGAACTTCGGGTTGCAGGAGTACATGCCGCACTCGGCGGAGACCGACGCGGTCTTCCCGCACGGCTACACCTTCGCCGATGGCTACCTGCAGCCGAGCGACGAGCCGGGTCTCGGAGTGGATCTCGACGAGGAGGCCGCGGCTGAGTATCCCTACCGCCCGGCGTACCTGCCGGTGAACCGTTTGGAGGACGGAACGGTGCATCCATGGTGA